Proteins encoded within one genomic window of Amycolatopsis sp. 2-15:
- a CDS encoding FadR/GntR family transcriptional regulator has product MPLATTRRAGLVDQVIDQLRDAIAQGEWPVGQRIPTETALVAQLGVGRNTVREAVRALAHTGILEVRQGDGTYVRATSEVSGALRRLCGTELREVLLVRRTLEVEGARLAATARTDAELESLRVLLQRRDSDQLDGRVDDFARTDAEFHLEIVRCGHNGLLFELYRGLMEAITASVASTYDHPDHAELAQHRAIVDAIEARDAAGAAQAAGDFLDEILARAEESGKTAD; this is encoded by the coding sequence GTGCCTCTCGCCACCACCCGGCGCGCGGGCCTGGTCGACCAGGTCATCGACCAGCTGCGCGACGCGATCGCACAGGGGGAATGGCCGGTCGGACAACGCATCCCCACCGAGACCGCGCTGGTCGCCCAGCTCGGCGTCGGGCGCAACACGGTGCGCGAGGCCGTGCGCGCACTCGCGCACACCGGCATCCTCGAAGTCCGCCAGGGCGACGGCACCTACGTCCGCGCCACCAGCGAAGTCTCCGGCGCCCTGCGGCGGCTGTGCGGCACCGAGCTGCGCGAGGTCCTGCTGGTCCGCCGCACCCTGGAGGTCGAAGGCGCGCGCCTGGCCGCCACCGCTCGCACCGACGCGGAACTCGAGAGCCTGCGCGTGCTGCTTCAGCGGCGCGACTCGGACCAGCTCGACGGCCGCGTCGACGACTTCGCCCGCACCGACGCGGAGTTCCACCTCGAGATCGTCCGATGTGGACACAATGGCCTGCTGTTCGAGCTCTACCGCGGCCTGATGGAAGCCATCACCGCCAGCGTCGCCTCCACCTACGACCACCCCGATCACGCCGAGCTCGCCCAGCACCGGGCCATCGTCGACGCGATCGAGGCCCGCGACGCCGCCGGTGCGGCCCAGGCGGCCGGTGACTTCCTCGACGAAATCCTGGCGCGGGCCGAGGAGTCGGGCAAAACGGCCGACTGA
- a CDS encoding SGNH/GDSL hydrolase family protein, protein MRRSPLVVLLVVAGLVAGATAAAASTPSFRKYVALGDSYTAGPLIPWQQLSWCFRSNNNYPSWLATRLGIYDTAGAFTDVSCSSADTSNMTQPQVTPSPSIPLSTQQPQFDALHADTDLVTIGIGGNDDSVFGDLTGNCPTLRADDPTGAPCQAHYTVDGVDTMATAVQATGRNVAKVVQSVKGRSPAATIVLVGYPRLLPPTGTCPSVIPFADGDYAWADGIEQKLNAAIEGAARSEGVHFVDTYGPSLGHDACAGSAAWVNGQSTNILEAVAYHPFKAGMEADAKLIAQELGVHSSAKEPAPKSKADPAQLARTAHLTGA, encoded by the coding sequence GTGCGCCGTTCGCCCCTTGTCGTGTTGCTCGTGGTCGCCGGGCTGGTCGCCGGTGCCACCGCCGCGGCCGCCAGTACTCCCTCGTTCCGCAAGTACGTCGCGCTCGGCGACTCGTACACCGCCGGGCCGCTGATCCCGTGGCAGCAGCTCAGCTGGTGCTTCCGCTCGAACAACAACTACCCGTCCTGGCTCGCGACGCGGCTGGGGATCTACGACACCGCCGGCGCGTTCACCGACGTCAGCTGCTCGTCGGCCGACACGTCGAACATGACGCAGCCGCAGGTCACGCCGTCGCCGAGCATTCCGCTCTCGACGCAGCAGCCGCAGTTCGACGCGCTGCACGCCGACACCGACCTGGTCACCATCGGCATCGGCGGCAACGACGACAGCGTCTTCGGCGATCTCACCGGCAACTGCCCGACGCTGCGCGCCGACGACCCGACCGGCGCGCCCTGCCAGGCGCACTACACCGTGGACGGCGTGGACACCATGGCCACCGCGGTGCAGGCGACCGGCCGCAACGTCGCGAAGGTCGTGCAAAGCGTGAAGGGCCGCTCCCCCGCCGCGACGATCGTGCTCGTCGGCTACCCGCGCCTGCTGCCGCCCACGGGCACGTGCCCGAGCGTGATCCCGTTCGCCGACGGCGACTACGCGTGGGCGGACGGCATCGAGCAGAAGCTCAACGCCGCCATCGAAGGAGCCGCGCGAAGTGAAGGCGTGCACTTCGTCGACACCTACGGCCCCAGCCTCGGCCACGACGCGTGCGCCGGCAGCGCCGCGTGGGTCAACGGCCAGAGCACCAACATCCTCGAAGCCGTGGCCTACCACCCGTTCAAAGCCGGGATGGAAGCCGACGCGAAGCTGATCGCGCAGGAGCTCGGCGTGCACAGCAGCGCCAAGGAACCGGCACCCAAGAGCAAGGCCGATCCCGCTCAGCTGGCCCGGACCGCGCACCTCACGGGAGCGTGA
- the map gene encoding type I methionyl aminopeptidase → MSVRAPLKPGVQTPRRAVPADIARPEYVDRPAPKRDTGNGVRTPEVIEAMRVASRIAAQALEEGGKAVKPGASTDDIDKVVHEFLLDHHAYPSTLGYRAFPKSCCTSLNEVICHGIPDSTVIEDGDICNIDVTAFIGGVHGDCNATFLAGDVSEEAKLLVERTREATARAIKAVRPGRQLNVIGRVIEAYAKRFGYGVVRDFTGHGVGPAFHTAPTVLHYEEPSVHTLIEEGMTFTIEPMITLGTIDYDVWDDNWTVTTKDKKWTAQFEHTLVVTADGAEILTLP, encoded by the coding sequence ATGTCCGTTCGTGCCCCGTTGAAGCCCGGCGTCCAGACTCCGCGCCGCGCCGTTCCCGCCGACATCGCCCGCCCCGAGTACGTCGACCGGCCGGCGCCGAAGCGGGACACCGGCAACGGCGTGCGCACACCCGAGGTGATCGAGGCCATGCGCGTGGCGTCGAGGATCGCCGCGCAGGCGCTGGAGGAGGGCGGCAAGGCCGTCAAGCCCGGCGCGAGCACCGACGACATCGACAAGGTCGTGCACGAGTTCCTGCTCGACCACCACGCCTACCCGTCGACGCTGGGCTACCGCGCCTTCCCGAAGTCGTGCTGCACCTCGCTCAACGAGGTGATCTGCCACGGCATCCCCGACTCGACCGTGATCGAGGACGGCGACATCTGCAACATCGACGTCACCGCCTTCATCGGCGGCGTGCACGGCGACTGCAACGCCACCTTTCTCGCCGGCGACGTCTCCGAGGAGGCGAAGCTGCTCGTCGAGCGCACGCGCGAAGCCACGGCGCGCGCCATCAAGGCGGTGCGCCCCGGCCGGCAGCTGAACGTGATCGGCCGCGTGATCGAGGCGTACGCCAAGCGCTTCGGCTACGGCGTGGTCCGCGACTTCACCGGCCACGGCGTCGGCCCGGCGTTCCACACCGCGCCGACGGTGCTGCACTACGAGGAGCCCTCGGTCCACACGCTGATCGAGGAGGGCATGACCTTCACGATCGAGCCGATGATCACCCTCGGCACCATCGATTACGACGTGTGGGACGACAACTGGACCGTGACCACGAAGGACAAGAAGTGGACGGCCCAGTTCGAGCACACCCTCGTGGTCACGGCCGACGGCGCGGAGATCCTCACGCTCCCGTGA
- a CDS encoding penicillin-binding transpeptidase domain-containing protein, whose amino-acid sequence MAPGRHPHRRHRAAALTAAVATALPLAGCGLFSSDGPQDSLAAFLTALSSGDVAAAAARTDSPDAAKTLLTQARAALEPESIEASEETVKQSGDNATGGYRLTWHLPKGRTWSYTSDAQLRSAEDGWQVHWQPTVVHPQLAPSQSIAIVADPAEPAPVLDRDGFPLLRPQTVIGVVVDPAKTGNTTAVATKLGSALHRFEPTVTGRSVLDGIKATKPGAAYAVLSLRDTDYEQVKPSIYDLPGVRFTSQQRLLPDDRDIGRQILPALRSMVEQQAAGGAGWRIVSLDVTGSEAGELYAVPPKDPPAVTSTLSTHIQTAAEQALAPVKTAAAIVALQPSTGQLLAVAQNEPADEQGPLALTGRFPPGSTFKIVTATAALTAGRVKVDSPVACPGTVTFAGRVVPNEGRFDLGTVPLAKAFAQSCNTTFAELSADLSPTALTDAARSLGIGADFVIPGLTTVTGSAPQADSVVQRAENGFGQGIVVTSPFGMALAAAAVQSGKVPVPTLVRGRPAKVSGLGPAPRPEVLDAVRSMMRDVVTTGTATALRDLPDVCGKTGTAQFGDGTHSHGWFVGYQGDLAFAVLLTDAGSSKPAVDAAHRFLAGVAAK is encoded by the coding sequence ATGGCACCTGGTCGGCACCCGCACCGTCGACACCGCGCAGCGGCCCTGACCGCCGCCGTCGCGACCGCTCTGCCGCTCGCCGGCTGCGGCCTGTTCTCCTCCGACGGGCCGCAAGACTCGCTCGCCGCCTTCCTCACCGCCCTCAGCTCCGGTGACGTCGCCGCGGCCGCCGCGCGCACCGACTCGCCCGACGCCGCGAAGACCCTGCTCACCCAGGCCCGCGCCGCGCTCGAGCCCGAGTCGATCGAGGCGAGCGAGGAGACCGTGAAGCAGTCGGGCGACAACGCCACCGGCGGCTACCGCCTCACCTGGCACCTCCCGAAGGGCCGCACCTGGAGCTACACCTCCGACGCGCAGCTGCGCTCGGCCGAGGACGGCTGGCAGGTGCACTGGCAGCCCACCGTCGTGCACCCGCAGCTGGCGCCGTCGCAGAGCATCGCGATCGTGGCCGACCCGGCCGAACCCGCGCCGGTGCTCGACCGCGACGGCTTCCCGCTGCTGCGCCCGCAGACCGTGATCGGCGTCGTCGTGGACCCGGCGAAGACGGGCAACACCACAGCCGTCGCCACCAAGCTCGGCTCGGCGCTGCATCGCTTCGAGCCGACGGTGACCGGCCGCTCCGTGCTCGACGGCATCAAGGCCACCAAACCGGGCGCCGCCTACGCCGTGCTTTCCCTGCGCGACACCGACTACGAACAGGTCAAGCCCAGCATCTACGACCTGCCGGGCGTCCGCTTCACGAGCCAGCAACGTCTCCTGCCCGACGACCGCGACATCGGCCGCCAGATCCTGCCCGCTCTGCGGTCGATGGTCGAGCAGCAGGCCGCGGGCGGCGCGGGCTGGCGGATCGTCTCGCTCGACGTGACCGGCAGCGAGGCCGGCGAGCTCTACGCCGTGCCCCCGAAGGACCCGCCGGCCGTCACCAGCACGCTCAGCACCCACATCCAGACCGCCGCCGAGCAGGCGCTGGCGCCGGTGAAGACGGCCGCCGCCATCGTGGCGCTGCAGCCGTCGACGGGGCAGCTGCTGGCCGTCGCCCAGAACGAGCCCGCCGACGAGCAGGGACCGCTCGCGCTCACCGGCCGCTTCCCGCCGGGGTCGACGTTCAAGATCGTCACCGCGACGGCCGCGCTCACGGCCGGGCGCGTGAAGGTCGACTCACCGGTCGCCTGCCCGGGAACGGTGACGTTCGCCGGCCGCGTGGTGCCCAACGAAGGCCGCTTCGACCTGGGGACGGTGCCGCTGGCGAAGGCGTTCGCGCAGTCGTGCAACACGACGTTCGCCGAGCTGTCGGCCGACCTCTCGCCGACGGCGCTCACCGACGCCGCGCGCTCGCTCGGCATCGGCGCCGATTTCGTGATCCCCGGCTTGACGACCGTCACCGGGTCCGCGCCGCAGGCCGATTCCGTGGTGCAGCGCGCGGAGAACGGATTCGGGCAGGGGATCGTGGTCACGAGCCCGTTCGGGATGGCGCTCGCCGCCGCGGCCGTGCAGTCCGGGAAGGTCCCCGTGCCGACGCTGGTGCGTGGCCGCCCGGCGAAGGTGAGCGGCCTCGGCCCGGCGCCGCGGCCCGAGGTGCTCGACGCTGTGCGCTCGATGATGCGCGACGTCGTGACCACCGGCACGGCCACCGCCCTGCGCGACCTGCCGGACGTGTGTGGGAAGACCGGCACGGCCCAGTTCGGCGACGGCACGCACTCCCACGGCTGGTTCGTCGGCTACCAGGGCGACCTGGCGTTCGCCGTGCTGCTCACCGACGCCGGGTCGTCGAAACCGGCCGTCGACGCCGCTCACCGGTTCCTCGCGGGCGTGGCCGCGAAGTGA
- a CDS encoding GNAT family N-acetyltransferase — translation MLRLAGARLLDDRDYPAVRAALAADPVSSCMVSARVEAAGLDPWRLGGELWAADGRPGRSTRFQGLCFAGPNLIPLRGNASALRSFADRALRRQRTCSSLVGPAEQVLGLWDELSSEWGPAREVRGDQPLMALDGSPHVKADPHVRAVRPDELDRYLPAAVAMFIEEVGVDPRSGDGGASYRARVSELIATGRAFARFEDGEVVFKAEIGAMSAGVGQIQGVWVHPERRSAGLGTAGTAAVVNRLVHGLGRTASLYVNAFNSPALAAYRRIGFQQVGQYATVLF, via the coding sequence GTGTTGCGGCTTGCAGGTGCACGGCTGCTCGACGATCGGGACTATCCGGCAGTGCGCGCCGCACTGGCCGCCGACCCGGTGAGCAGCTGCATGGTCAGCGCCAGGGTCGAGGCCGCGGGCCTCGACCCGTGGCGGCTTGGTGGCGAGCTCTGGGCCGCCGACGGCCGCCCGGGGCGGTCCACGCGGTTCCAGGGGTTGTGTTTTGCCGGCCCGAACCTGATTCCGTTGCGCGGCAACGCGTCGGCGTTGCGGTCGTTCGCGGACCGGGCGTTGCGCAGGCAACGCACGTGCTCGTCGCTCGTCGGGCCCGCCGAGCAGGTGCTGGGGCTGTGGGACGAGTTGTCGAGCGAGTGGGGGCCCGCGCGCGAAGTGCGGGGTGACCAGCCGCTGATGGCGCTCGACGGCAGCCCGCACGTGAAAGCCGACCCGCACGTGCGCGCGGTGCGGCCCGACGAGCTGGACCGCTACCTGCCCGCGGCCGTCGCGATGTTCATCGAGGAGGTGGGCGTCGACCCGCGCAGCGGCGACGGCGGCGCCAGCTACCGCGCCCGTGTGAGCGAGCTGATCGCCACCGGACGCGCCTTCGCGCGGTTCGAAGACGGCGAAGTCGTGTTCAAGGCCGAGATCGGCGCGATGTCGGCCGGCGTCGGCCAGATCCAGGGCGTGTGGGTGCACCCGGAGCGCCGCAGCGCGGGCCTGGGCACCGCGGGCACGGCCGCGGTCGTGAACCGGCTCGTGCACGGCCTCGGCCGCACCGCGAGCCTCTACGTCAACGCGTTCAACAGTCCCGCGCTTGCCGCGTACCGCCGGATCGGGTTCCAGCAGGTCGGCCAGTACGCGACCGTCCTGTTCTGA
- a CDS encoding DUF4177 domain-containing protein has translation MNGTIGHMQRYTYKVVELREKMLGGKMSGDKLERLLNDAARDGWQLKAITSTEVKGRVGPGGVDGLLVTFERPVQ, from the coding sequence ATGAACGGCACAATCGGACACATGCAGCGCTATACGTACAAGGTCGTCGAACTCCGCGAGAAGATGCTCGGCGGCAAAATGTCCGGGGACAAGCTGGAGCGCCTTCTCAATGACGCCGCCCGGGACGGGTGGCAGTTGAAGGCCATCACCTCGACGGAGGTGAAGGGGCGGGTGGGACCTGGAGGGGTGGACGGCCTGTTGGTGACGTTCGAACGGCCGGTTCAGTAG
- a CDS encoding VOC family protein has product MTPQPTVWPALRYDDAPTAVRFLVDVLGFEETLVVPGGAERAIAHAELRWPEGGGVMLGSCDGPADNVHDAMKPGTGAVYVVSDHVDVIHARVRTAGGDITLDLHDTDYGSHTFSLRDPEGNSWTIGTYRGA; this is encoded by the coding sequence ATGACACCTCAACCGACAGTCTGGCCCGCCCTCCGCTACGACGACGCCCCCACGGCCGTGCGCTTCCTCGTCGACGTCCTCGGCTTCGAGGAGACGCTGGTGGTCCCCGGCGGCGCCGAGCGCGCCATCGCCCACGCCGAGCTCCGCTGGCCCGAGGGCGGCGGCGTGATGCTCGGCAGCTGCGACGGCCCCGCCGACAACGTCCACGACGCCATGAAACCGGGCACCGGCGCGGTCTACGTCGTGTCCGACCACGTCGACGTCATCCACGCCCGCGTCCGCACCGCCGGCGGCGACATCACCCTCGACCTCCACGACACCGACTACGGCTCGCACACCTTCAGCCTGCGCGACCCGGAGGGCAACAGCTGGACGATCGGCACCTACCGGGGCGCGTGA
- a CDS encoding helix-turn-helix domain-containing protein has translation MSHSWATRLPHPVLRPLVTRYIGYAQDGVTLSVHRGLPSRHLTLIISLEQPIRFAGLPGEGTLQSLVGGLHTSPALITQDRVQRGLHIELDPLGVRALLGVTAAELSGRVVDLASFGRPWALLPSRLSEAADWPARFAVLDEVLASSAASAPPPAPELGEAWRLLRVRSGGVRVTDLASSVGWSRRHLGERFRAEVGLAPKQVARVLRFERAGRLLRAGSSDLASVAVEAGYYDQAHLSNEWRALAGCSPRTWIAEELPFLQDGGATAEPDSGA, from the coding sequence GTGAGTCACAGCTGGGCCACCCGCTTGCCGCACCCCGTGCTGCGGCCGCTGGTCACGCGCTACATCGGCTACGCCCAGGACGGCGTCACGTTGTCGGTTCACCGCGGCCTGCCCTCCCGGCACCTGACGCTGATCATCAGCCTGGAGCAGCCGATCCGCTTCGCCGGCCTGCCCGGCGAGGGCACCCTTCAGTCGCTGGTCGGCGGCCTGCACACGTCGCCGGCGCTCATCACGCAGGACCGCGTGCAACGGGGCCTGCACATCGAGCTTGACCCGCTGGGCGTGCGCGCGCTGCTCGGTGTGACGGCCGCGGAGCTGAGCGGGCGGGTCGTGGACCTGGCCTCGTTCGGCCGGCCGTGGGCGCTGCTGCCTTCGCGTCTTTCGGAGGCCGCGGATTGGCCTGCGCGGTTCGCCGTGCTGGACGAGGTGCTGGCTTCTTCGGCTGCTTCGGCGCCCCCGCCGGCTCCCGAGCTGGGAGAGGCCTGGCGGCTTCTGCGGGTGCGTTCGGGCGGTGTGCGGGTGACGGACCTGGCCTCGTCGGTCGGCTGGAGCCGTCGCCACCTCGGCGAACGCTTCCGCGCGGAGGTCGGCCTGGCCCCGAAACAAGTGGCGCGGGTGCTGCGCTTCGAACGCGCCGGCCGACTGCTGCGCGCGGGGTCTTCGGACCTGGCCTCGGTGGCCGTCGAGGCCGGCTACTACGACCAGGCGCACCTGTCGAACGAATGGCGAGCCCTGGCGGGGTGCTCACCGCGGACGTGGATCGCGGAGGAGCTCCCGTTCCTCCAAGACGGCGGAGCGACCGCGGAGCCAGACTCGGGGGCATGA
- the ispG gene encoding flavodoxin-dependent (E)-4-hydroxy-3-methylbut-2-enyl-diphosphate synthase has product MTVALGMPALPPPVLAERRKTRQLHVGSVGVGSDFPISVQSMTTTLTSDVNATLQQIAELTAAGCDIVRVACPSADDAEALPAIAKKSQIPVIADIHFQPKYVFAAIEAGCAAVRVNPGNIRKFDDQVKEIAQAAKDHGTPIRIGVNAGSLDKRLLEKYGKATPEALAESAMWEASLFAEHDFHDIKISVKHNDPVVMVRAYELLAEQCDYPLHLGVTEAGPAFQGTIKSAVAFGALLRQGIGDTIRVSLSAPPVEEVKVGTQILQSLNLRPRKLEIVSCPSCGRAQVDVYTLADQVTAGLEGMEIPLRVAVMGCVVNGPGEAREADLGVASGNGKGQIFVKGEVIKTVPEHAIVETLIEEAMRIAEEAGEGIGEGSPSVTVG; this is encoded by the coding sequence GTGACCGTCGCGCTAGGTATGCCAGCACTGCCGCCCCCCGTCCTCGCCGAGCGCCGCAAAACCCGCCAGCTCCACGTGGGTTCCGTCGGTGTCGGCAGCGACTTCCCCATCTCCGTCCAGTCGATGACGACGACGCTGACCTCCGACGTCAACGCCACCCTCCAGCAGATCGCCGAGCTCACCGCCGCCGGCTGCGACATCGTCCGTGTCGCGTGCCCGTCCGCCGACGACGCCGAGGCGCTGCCCGCGATCGCGAAGAAGTCGCAGATCCCGGTGATCGCCGACATCCACTTCCAGCCCAAGTACGTGTTCGCCGCCATCGAGGCCGGCTGCGCCGCCGTGCGCGTGAACCCGGGCAACATCCGCAAGTTCGACGACCAGGTCAAGGAGATCGCGCAGGCCGCGAAGGACCACGGCACGCCGATCCGGATCGGCGTCAACGCCGGCTCGCTGGACAAGCGCCTGCTCGAGAAGTACGGCAAGGCCACGCCCGAGGCGCTGGCCGAGTCGGCGATGTGGGAGGCCTCGCTCTTCGCCGAGCACGACTTCCACGACATCAAGATCTCGGTGAAGCACAACGACCCGGTGGTCATGGTCCGCGCGTACGAGCTGCTCGCCGAGCAGTGCGACTACCCGCTGCACCTCGGCGTGACCGAGGCCGGGCCCGCGTTCCAAGGCACGATCAAGTCGGCCGTCGCGTTCGGCGCGCTGCTGCGCCAGGGCATCGGTGACACCATCCGCGTGTCGCTCTCGGCCCCGCCGGTCGAAGAGGTCAAGGTCGGCACGCAGATCCTGCAGTCGCTGAACCTGCGTCCGCGCAAGCTGGAGATCGTGTCGTGCCCGTCGTGCGGGCGCGCGCAGGTGGACGTCTACACGCTCGCCGACCAGGTCACGGCCGGTCTGGAGGGCATGGAGATCCCGCTGCGCGTCGCGGTCATGGGCTGCGTCGTCAACGGCCCCGGCGAGGCCCGCGAGGCCGACCTGGGTGTCGCGTCCGGCAACGGCAAGGGCCAGATCTTCGTGAAGGGCGAGGTCATCAAGACCGTGCCCGAGCACGCGATCGTCGAGACCCTGATCGAGGAGGCCATGCGCATCGCCGAGGAAGCCGGCGAGGGCATCGGCGAGGGTTCGCCGAGCGTCACGGTCGGCTGA
- the dxr gene encoding 1-deoxy-D-xylulose-5-phosphate reductoisomerase, translated as MTTSRSVLVLGSTGSVGAQALDVTARNPHLFTVAGIAAGGSDPQALAAQALAHGVEAVAVSRPTVVEDLQLALYAEAQQRGYSKGEFRIPRIFAGADAVMELIDAVNVDVVLNALPGSQGLRPTLKALATGSTLALANKESLIAGGPLVLAAAKPGQIVPVDSEHSAIAQALRAGRDNEVARLVLTASGGPFRGKKREDLADVTIEKAMAHPTWSMGPVITINSATLINKGLELIEAALLFGIEPARIDVTVHPQSIIHSMVTFVDGSTIAQASPPDMRLPIALALHWPERVPGAAAACSWDTAASWTFEPLDNEAFPAVELARHAGTVGGCLPAVYNAANEEAVAAFLAQNTGFTSIVDTVSQVVEAADEWRREPRDVEDVLAAERWARGRAGSMLGKGK; from the coding sequence ATGACTACCTCGCGAAGCGTCCTCGTGCTCGGCTCGACCGGGTCCGTCGGAGCCCAGGCCCTCGACGTCACCGCTCGTAACCCCCACCTGTTCACCGTCGCGGGCATCGCCGCCGGTGGCTCCGACCCGCAGGCGCTCGCCGCGCAGGCCCTGGCCCACGGCGTCGAGGCCGTGGCCGTGAGCCGCCCGACGGTGGTCGAAGACCTGCAGCTGGCCCTGTACGCCGAGGCGCAGCAACGCGGCTACTCGAAAGGCGAGTTCCGCATCCCGCGCATCTTCGCCGGCGCCGACGCCGTGATGGAACTCATCGACGCCGTGAACGTCGACGTCGTCCTCAACGCCCTGCCCGGGTCGCAGGGTCTGCGGCCCACGCTCAAAGCCCTGGCCACCGGCTCGACACTCGCGCTGGCCAACAAGGAGTCGCTCATCGCGGGCGGGCCGCTCGTGCTCGCGGCCGCGAAGCCGGGGCAGATCGTGCCGGTGGACTCCGAGCACTCGGCCATCGCGCAGGCCCTGCGCGCCGGCCGGGACAACGAGGTCGCGCGCCTGGTGCTCACCGCGTCGGGCGGGCCGTTCCGCGGCAAGAAGCGCGAGGACCTCGCCGACGTGACCATCGAGAAGGCCATGGCGCACCCGACGTGGTCCATGGGCCCGGTCATCACGATCAACTCGGCCACGCTCATCAACAAAGGCCTGGAGCTGATCGAGGCCGCGCTGCTGTTCGGCATCGAGCCCGCGCGCATCGACGTGACCGTGCACCCGCAGTCGATCATCCACTCGATGGTGACGTTCGTCGACGGCTCCACGATCGCCCAGGCCAGCCCGCCCGACATGCGGCTGCCGATCGCGCTCGCGCTGCACTGGCCCGAGCGCGTGCCCGGCGCCGCCGCGGCGTGCTCGTGGGACACAGCTGCGAGCTGGACGTTCGAACCGCTCGACAACGAGGCCTTCCCGGCGGTCGAGCTGGCGCGCCACGCGGGCACCGTGGGCGGTTGCCTGCCGGCGGTCTACAACGCGGCGAACGAGGAGGCCGTGGCCGCCTTCCTCGCGCAGAACACCGGTTTCACGTCGATTGTGGACACTGTTTCCCAGGTGGTCGAAGCCGCCGACGAATGGCGTCGCGAACCGCGCGACGTCGAAGACGTACTCGCCGCCGAGCGCTGGGCTCGAGGGCGCGCAGGATCGATGCTGGGTAAGGGGAAGTAG
- a CDS encoding DUF2631 domain-containing protein produces the protein MAGKAIEKRPEVDPRDEPSAEWGWHGSFPKATRIAGWVSVVILLLMIKGNHENNTENVWLIGLAAFLALLLVLDFRKRRTAWRK, from the coding sequence GTGGCAGGCAAGGCGATCGAGAAGCGCCCCGAAGTGGACCCGCGCGACGAGCCGTCGGCGGAGTGGGGCTGGCACGGCTCGTTCCCGAAGGCCACGCGCATCGCCGGCTGGGTCAGCGTCGTCATCCTGCTGCTCATGATCAAGGGCAACCACGAGAACAACACCGAGAACGTGTGGCTCATCGGCCTCGCCGCGTTCCTCGCCCTTTTGCTCGTGCTCGACTTCCGCAAGCGCCGCACGGCCTGGCGCAAGTAG
- a CDS encoding peptidylprolyl isomerase has protein sequence MKSRWVALVLSVVAGVALFAAPATAAPAASPVVRCEFTPTPDNPAARPVVRPLPVALTRGTVDVTFHFNYGPVTVRLNRAGAAPCAVANMVSLVLQRFYDRSQCWRLSDSERLGVLQCGDIYEVEKGGPGYRFADEVSGAETYERGTVAMGNQGPGTNGSEFFIVHSFAHIPAQYSVLGKVVRGMDAIDRMVQDGIVPTDPNGPLDGAPKHPVKIATASFGH, from the coding sequence ATGAAGTCACGCTGGGTCGCTCTCGTTCTTTCGGTCGTGGCCGGCGTGGCGTTGTTCGCCGCCCCGGCCACTGCTGCTCCTGCTGCCTCTCCGGTCGTCCGCTGTGAGTTCACGCCGACCCCGGACAACCCGGCGGCTCGCCCGGTGGTCCGGCCCCTGCCTGTCGCCCTGACGCGCGGCACGGTCGACGTGACCTTCCACTTCAACTACGGCCCGGTCACCGTCCGCCTGAACCGCGCCGGCGCCGCTCCGTGCGCCGTGGCGAACATGGTGTCTCTGGTTCTGCAGCGGTTCTACGACCGTTCCCAGTGCTGGCGCCTGTCCGATTCCGAACGACTCGGCGTACTGCAGTGCGGCGACATCTACGAGGTGGAAAAGGGCGGCCCGGGCTACCGGTTCGCGGACGAGGTTTCAGGCGCGGAAACGTATGAACGCGGCACCGTCGCGATGGGCAACCAGGGCCCGGGGACGAATGGGAGCGAGTTCTTCATCGTCCATTCCTTCGCGCACATTCCCGCGCAGTACTCGGTGCTGGGCAAGGTGGTGCGCGGCATGGACGCGATCGACCGGATGGTGCAGGACGGCATCGTTCCGACCGATCCGAACGGGCCGCTGGACGGTGCGCCGAAGCACCCGGTGAAGATCGCGACGGCGTCGTTCGGCCACTAG